TGAGAAAAAACTGGGACTGACAGGCTCACGCTTACGTTCTTATGCCTTTGCCGTACTGACGCGCAAGGAATATTCCAAAGCCGAACTGATCGAGAAATTAGCCCTCTATGCAGAGCATCGTGATGAAGTTATTAACCTGGTTGAAGAGCTATCCCGTGAGAACTATCAAAGTGATCAGCGCTTGGCGGAAACCATGCTGTCGAGTCAAAAGCGTAAAGGCAAAGGTCCCAATCAAATTAAAATGAAACTCAAGAGCAAAAAGATTGATGCCGCGCTTATTTCGGAAGAACTTAAAGAAACTGACTGGGTTCAACAAGCCTATGAACTTAAAGTTAAAAAATATGGGACTGAAGCTACCAAAGACCCGAAGCTCAAAGCCAAACAGATCCGTTTTCTAATGTATCGTGGTTTTGAAATGGATGCGATTATCAAAGCGATTAACCGTAAAGCAGAAGATTAATTCTTATCTTCTTTGAAAGCCTTAATACACGTATAAGTATATTGGTTATTTATCCAATATTAGCTGCAAAATAAAATAAAGCACGGCAAAATATAATGATGATTTAATCATTAAAACAATAAGATAATGCTATTTGA
The nucleotide sequence above comes from Acinetobacter lwoffii. Encoded proteins:
- a CDS encoding regulatory protein RecX, encoding MSDAKFSKLLDYETLKQQFGDAEDQAQPAKTALQDTPEFDPEERLFSSTPTQDEKKLGLTGSRLRSYAFAVLTRKEYSKAELIEKLALYAEHRDEVINLVEELSRENYQSDQRLAETMLSSQKRKGKGPNQIKMKLKSKKIDAALISEELKETDWVQQAYELKVKKYGTEATKDPKLKAKQIRFLMYRGFEMDAIIKAINRKAED